A genomic region of Nitrosomonas ureae contains the following coding sequences:
- a CDS encoding META domain-containing protein, whose protein sequence is MSGLHALIGGLAMASLPLVSWSADAKFVGTTWQLLAIQSMDDAQGTTRVDDPARFTLTFGRDGQAFLQLDCNRGTGSFKITPAASGDSGSISFGPIAATRALCQPPRLDERIARNMAYVHSYLLKDGKLYFSLMADGGIYEWAPVHTEGTAQDPDRTIKPVQFSKGTNEIRIRDRIVGRQFVDYQLRASAGQRLMVSLNGSNGANYFNLLPPDSADAAMAIGMLNGNRFEGLLPDDGVYTIRVFLMRAAGRRNEASNYTLSIGITGKPLEPVSGQTDVVLPGTPYHARTTTPCEPKYSQARECEALVVRRGFDGTGTVELRWEGDRKRRILFIKGEPKATDVPQAMTFIRHERGWRVSFNGDEHFEIPEPLVYGG, encoded by the coding sequence ATGAGCGGCCTGCATGCATTGATCGGGGGGTTAGCGATGGCCAGTCTCCCGTTGGTGAGTTGGTCGGCTGATGCGAAGTTTGTCGGCACCACCTGGCAGCTGCTCGCAATACAGTCGATGGATGACGCACAGGGCACTACCCGGGTGGATGATCCCGCGCGCTTCACGCTGACTTTTGGGCGTGACGGTCAAGCCTTCCTGCAGCTGGACTGCAATCGAGGCACGGGCAGTTTCAAGATCACCCCGGCAGCAAGCGGGGATTCCGGGTCAATCAGCTTTGGCCCCATCGCGGCCACGCGTGCCTTGTGCCAGCCGCCACGCCTGGATGAACGCATTGCACGCAACATGGCCTATGTCCATAGTTATCTGCTCAAAGATGGCAAGCTCTATTTCTCGCTGATGGCTGATGGCGGCATCTACGAATGGGCGCCTGTGCACACGGAAGGTACGGCGCAGGACCCGGACCGCACAATCAAACCGGTGCAGTTTTCCAAGGGGACGAATGAAATCCGCATTCGTGATCGCATCGTCGGCCGCCAGTTTGTTGATTACCAGTTGCGTGCCAGCGCCGGCCAGCGCCTGATGGTGAGCCTCAATGGCAGCAATGGCGCCAATTACTTCAACCTGCTGCCGCCGGATTCAGCCGATGCGGCCATGGCAATCGGCATGTTGAATGGCAACCGCTTCGAGGGCTTGCTGCCGGATGACGGTGTTTACACCATTCGCGTCTTTTTGATGCGCGCGGCCGGCCGCCGCAACGAGGCGAGTAACTACACATTGTCGATCGGCATTACAGGCAAACCGCTCGAACCGGTGTCTGGTCAGACTGACGTCGTGCTTCCGGGCACGCCCTACCATGCCCGTACCACGACACCCTGCGAGCCTAAGTATTCGCAGGCTCGCGAGTGCGAAGCGCTGGTGGTGCGGCGCGGTTTTGATGGCACCGGGACGGTGGAGCTGCGCTGGGAGGGCGACCGCAAGCGGCGCATCCTGTTCATCAAGGGTGAGCCAAAGGCGACCGATGTACCGCAGGCCATGACCTTCATCCGCCACGAGCGAGGCTGGCGCGTAAGTTTTAATGGCGACGAGCACTTCGAAATCCCCGAGCCGCTGGTGTATGGCGGCTGA
- a CDS encoding alpha/beta hydrolase, whose product MNKVIIRFLLLVPYITLLHGCSSLFYYPDNKNSFFDPKTAGYAPENVFFTDASQRKLHGWWFPAQKYPVKATVIFFHGNAENLTSHFLHLAWISQENYNFFIFDFPGFGRSEGKPTPQSCIESGHAAVDWVNKHKAEGKPIIIYGQSLGGIIALRTAIDKKSATNLKLVVADSTFDSFREIARVKLSHYWLTWLIQPLGYVLLSDRWAPRNLESLSPVPALVIHGQKDTTVEPIFGNRIFEKLAEPKTLWKIPDGIHTDVFSRHEYKYRTKFISFLKGLDKL is encoded by the coding sequence ATGAACAAAGTAATCATTCGATTTTTGCTGTTAGTCCCTTACATCACTCTGCTGCATGGCTGTTCAAGCTTATTTTATTACCCGGATAATAAAAATAGTTTTTTTGATCCCAAAACAGCAGGCTATGCGCCAGAAAATGTTTTTTTTACAGATGCATCCCAAAGAAAGCTGCATGGCTGGTGGTTCCCGGCCCAGAAATATCCGGTAAAAGCAACCGTTATTTTTTTTCATGGTAATGCCGAAAACTTAACTTCACATTTCCTGCACTTGGCTTGGATCAGTCAAGAAAACTATAACTTCTTCATTTTTGATTTCCCCGGCTTTGGACGTTCCGAGGGAAAACCAACGCCCCAGAGCTGTATCGAATCAGGACATGCAGCAGTTGATTGGGTGAACAAGCACAAAGCGGAAGGCAAACCGATTATTATCTATGGTCAAAGCCTAGGTGGAATAATTGCGTTGCGAACTGCAATTGATAAAAAGTCAGCGACCAATTTAAAGCTAGTAGTCGCAGACAGCACTTTTGATTCTTTTCGTGAAATAGCCCGCGTTAAGCTATCTCATTATTGGTTGACTTGGTTAATACAACCATTGGGCTACGTTCTGTTGAGCGATCGCTGGGCCCCCAGAAACTTGGAATCGTTATCACCTGTTCCCGCCCTAGTTATACATGGGCAAAAGGATACAACCGTAGAACCAATTTTTGGGAATAGGATTTTTGAAAAGCTGGCTGAACCAAAGACGCTCTGGAAGATTCCAGATGGGATCCATACCGATGTATTCTCGAGGCATGAATACAAATATCGCACAAAATTTATATCATTTCTGAAAGGTCTGGATAAACTGTAA
- a CDS encoding DUF3015 domain-containing protein produces MIKNYLIALTSSLLLLPLSVFAAGYGSAGCGLGSMVMGSGDGIGQVFAATTNGTSGSQTFGITSGTSNCDEGGLIKSSKEREVFATENYTSLIKEMAQGRGENLHTLASLYQCQAGAHQEFGSMVQKKFDQLIASEQTTPIELLNHLEAQLDQHPSLSKSCSYS; encoded by the coding sequence ATGATAAAAAATTATTTGATCGCACTTACATCTTCGTTACTTTTATTGCCACTATCAGTATTTGCTGCAGGGTATGGCTCCGCCGGATGCGGGTTGGGCTCTATGGTCATGGGATCCGGAGATGGCATTGGACAGGTTTTTGCTGCAACGACCAATGGCACATCCGGCTCTCAAACTTTTGGAATTACTTCTGGCACATCGAATTGTGATGAAGGCGGGCTGATAAAATCGAGCAAAGAGCGGGAAGTTTTTGCAACAGAAAACTATACCAGCCTGATTAAGGAAATGGCACAAGGTCGTGGTGAAAACCTGCACACATTAGCTAGCTTATATCAGTGCCAAGCCGGAGCTCATCAAGAATTTGGTTCCATGGTACAGAAAAAATTCGATCAACTGATTGCAAGCGAGCAGACCACTCCGATCGAGTTACTTAATCATCTTGAAGCCCAATTGGATCAACATCCTAGTCTTTCAAAATCCTGCAGTTACAGCTAA
- a CDS encoding DUF4105 domain-containing protein — protein MKFDATRLKIQTCDRLDRWINELDPVSITLVFASYYLNNPASMFGHTLIRIDSRNRKDKKLTNYGANYAANPDTDNPFLYAWKGLTGSFEGRFAIFPYYTKIQEYNNLESRDLWEYELQFTEDQLNTMLLHLWELGGTYFDYYYFQENCSYHVLSLLEIARPELRLRDQFFFSVIPADTVKLVLAQDNLVKNIVYRPSILSLMNQKRNSMTSVEKKIFQDIVEAKISINSDTLTLFSAQSQALILDAYMDYLQYIGMRQKSDHDAKIPHSVLLARSRLQLTDEEEKSIAYLTSPPHLGHGADRFRIGMGHNDQEPFIEFAYRPAYHDLMARDEGYDKDSEIIFMDFKLRYFFESEHVRLDQVKFLSITALNPYDSLFIKPSWRINFSIDTLRDRDCNYCNAITGSYGRGMSYRPTFFSSLLLFSFLDLRTEFSNHLKQDYRFGGSMEAGAYYDFNSHLRIKFSGSYRTFFLGEHKHFFTSHVVTRYAYSQNLDMRLEFNRYDNNTESIFAINYYF, from the coding sequence TTGAAGTTTGATGCCACCCGGCTAAAAATACAAACCTGCGACCGACTTGATCGCTGGATTAATGAGCTGGATCCCGTCAGCATAACATTAGTCTTTGCTTCCTACTATTTGAATAACCCGGCATCAATGTTTGGTCATACGCTGATTCGCATTGACAGTAGAAATCGCAAAGACAAAAAATTAACGAATTATGGTGCTAACTATGCCGCCAATCCAGATACCGACAATCCATTTCTATATGCCTGGAAAGGATTGACGGGCTCATTCGAAGGGCGTTTTGCAATTTTCCCATATTACACAAAAATCCAAGAATACAACAACTTAGAAAGCAGAGATCTTTGGGAATATGAACTCCAATTTACCGAAGACCAACTGAATACTATGCTTTTACATTTATGGGAGTTAGGCGGTACATACTTTGATTATTATTATTTCCAGGAAAACTGTTCATATCATGTACTTTCACTTCTTGAAATTGCCAGACCGGAGCTTCGATTAAGGGATCAATTTTTCTTTAGTGTCATACCGGCAGATACTGTGAAACTCGTCTTAGCTCAGGATAATCTGGTTAAAAATATCGTATACCGCCCCTCGATTTTGAGTTTGATGAACCAAAAAAGAAATTCGATGACATCTGTAGAAAAGAAAATCTTTCAAGACATAGTGGAAGCAAAAATTTCAATAAATTCTGATACGCTCACCCTTTTTTCAGCACAATCCCAAGCGCTTATATTGGATGCGTATATGGATTACCTTCAGTATATAGGCATGCGGCAAAAAAGCGACCATGACGCCAAAATTCCGCATTCGGTTTTACTGGCAAGAAGCCGCTTGCAACTAACCGATGAAGAAGAAAAATCTATAGCATACCTTACCAGTCCTCCGCATCTTGGTCATGGTGCTGATCGTTTCCGTATTGGAATGGGCCACAATGACCAAGAACCATTTATAGAGTTTGCTTACCGACCCGCCTATCATGATTTAATGGCCAGAGATGAAGGTTATGACAAGGATTCGGAAATTATTTTTATGGATTTCAAACTTCGGTATTTTTTTGAATCTGAGCATGTAAGACTGGATCAAGTAAAATTTCTTTCGATTACCGCGCTCAACCCATATGATTCACTTTTCATTAAACCTTCTTGGCGTATAAATTTTAGTATTGATACACTTAGAGATCGAGACTGCAATTATTGCAACGCAATTACAGGTAGCTACGGTAGGGGTATGTCTTATCGTCCCACCTTTTTTTCTTCTCTGTTGTTATTTTCATTTCTTGACCTTAGAACTGAATTTTCGAATCACTTAAAACAGGATTATCGATTCGGCGGAAGCATGGAGGCAGGAGCTTACTATGATTTTAATAGTCACCTAAGAATCAAGTTCTCGGGCAGCTATCGCACTTTTTTTTTGGGTGAACATAAACATTTTTTCACCTCACACGTCGTTACCAGATACGCATACTCACAAAATCTTGATATGAGATTGGAATTCAATCGCTATGATAACAACACTGAGAGTATTTTCGCTATCAACTATTATTTCTAG
- a CDS encoding TRAP transporter TatT component family protein — MRVFIKSNLRQLGKGFILFTCGMVSLICLTSSVLAYRIAPTVLTPENQQRIELAAWKYAIDTPLLLETIDWFRDVARNSQESAALAELARLKFMRAQLELDKHHRIQLFERSIAMADQALMLNVNDVRGLFWKAAAMGKIAEDSGMLNALRMLQPMQDLLLKVVELDERYENAGAHRALGRIYHKLPRFPISFGSNQKALAHLKRAHELFPHDIITRAFYAELLYDIGRKNEARKHADFVLTTPIAEEDALEFTEYVDIALEVVKKTGGSNIKVGNY; from the coding sequence ATGCGTGTCTTCATAAAATCAAACTTAAGGCAATTGGGAAAAGGATTTATCCTTTTTACATGCGGCATGGTTTCACTGATTTGTTTGACATCATCGGTTCTGGCGTACCGCATTGCGCCCACTGTATTAACTCCGGAAAATCAGCAGAGAATTGAATTGGCGGCGTGGAAGTATGCCATTGATACGCCGCTGTTGCTGGAAACCATAGACTGGTTTCGTGATGTGGCGAGAAATTCCCAGGAATCGGCTGCGCTGGCGGAGCTTGCCCGATTGAAATTTATGCGCGCTCAGCTCGAACTCGATAAACATCATCGAATACAGTTGTTTGAGCGCAGTATTGCAATGGCTGATCAGGCACTGATGTTGAATGTCAATGATGTGCGCGGGCTGTTCTGGAAGGCTGCGGCGATGGGAAAAATCGCTGAAGATAGCGGCATGCTCAATGCACTGAGAATGCTTCAGCCGATGCAGGATTTGCTTTTAAAAGTGGTCGAACTTGATGAAAGATATGAGAATGCCGGCGCTCATCGCGCATTGGGTCGTATTTACCATAAACTGCCAAGGTTTCCGATCAGCTTTGGTAGTAACCAAAAAGCGCTCGCACATCTCAAACGAGCCCACGAACTGTTTCCGCACGACATCATTACGCGCGCTTTTTATGCTGAATTGTTATATGACATCGGACGAAAGAATGAAGCGCGCAAGCATGCTGATTTTGTTCTGACAACCCCGATTGCGGAAGAAGATGCGCTGGAGTTTACCGAGTATGTGGATATCGCGCTGGAGGTGGTTAAGAAAACCGGCGGATCGAATATTAAGGTGGGAAATTATTAG
- the mfd gene encoding transcription-repair coupling factor, producing MQHPHSLPKSGTIFRYADLDGSSDALFLAQVAQQARPVTIITAHALDAQRLLEEIPFFAPELRTHLLPDWETLPYDVFSPHHDLVSERLATLYQVMHGACDVLIAPLTTALYRMLPREYLAAHTFFLKQGETLDVTGLRSQLTLAGYSHVTQVFSPGEYSVRGGLIDLFPMGSPLPYRIDLMDKEIDTIRTFDVDTQRSIYPVKEIRLLPAREFPLDEAGRTCFRGNFRDKFEGDPSKKQIYKDISKGLTPAGIEYYLPLFFDQTATLFDYLPENTLLCLHHDVRPVIEEFWRDTQSRYQLLRGDLDRPLLPPLELFLSRDSFFGTLKPYARIEILSTAQDSKLTAPKNTLPLPSVQVNRHAENPLEKLAIFLAHFSQSGGRVLLLAESMGRRELIAEYLHQYDLHPHNCEDYAQFLDSSQPFMISVSSLHSGFIHESAQLAFITESELYATHVHGRRERESRKTTSTDNILRDLSEIKPGDPVVHEQHGIGRYLGLISMDVGEGEPGELSEFLSLEYDGGDKLYVPVSQLYLIGRYSGAAPESAPLHKLGSGQWDKAKRKAMQQVRDTAAELLNLYAQRAAREGHTFTLKQHDYDAFAEGFGFEETADQAAAIKAVIEDLTSGKPMDRLICGDVGFGKTEVALRAAFIAVADGKQVAVLVPTTLLAEQHFQNFSDRFGLIADQWPVKIAELSRFRSAKEQTQAIAGLAKGEIDIIIGTHKLIQKDVHFKNLGLVIIDEEHRFGVRQKEQLKKLRAEVDVLTLTATPIPRTLAMSLEGLRDFSIIATAPQRRLAIRTFVSGFSMGIIREACLRELKRGGQIYFLHNEVSTIQLMLEKLTGLLPEARINIAHGQMPERELEHVMRDFYQQRFNILLCTTIIETGIDIPSANTILINNAHKFGLAQLHQLRGRVGRSHHQAYAYLLTPPEEALGAQAKKRLEAIQAMEELGSGFYLAMHDLEIRGAGAVLSESQSGEMQEIGFSLYSSMLDSAIQSLKQGKEPDMQHPLGVATEINLHVPALLPDDYCHDIHERLVLYKRMANCSDDEQLDDMQRELIDRFGLLPNPARALLDCHRLRIAAKPLGITRIDASAESIQIQFIPNPPIDPVKIIQLIQSSREYSLSGPDRLKIQVQIEDVNKRVMRIRELMQKLG from the coding sequence ATGCAACACCCACACTCCTTACCTAAATCCGGCACCATATTCCGTTATGCTGATCTCGATGGTTCCAGCGATGCGCTGTTTCTCGCGCAAGTGGCGCAACAGGCCAGGCCTGTGACGATCATTACCGCTCATGCACTGGATGCGCAAAGATTATTGGAAGAAATTCCATTCTTTGCTCCCGAATTAAGAACGCACTTGCTACCGGATTGGGAAACATTGCCTTACGATGTTTTCTCGCCGCATCATGATCTCGTCTCAGAACGGCTGGCAACACTTTATCAAGTGATGCACGGCGCCTGCGATGTATTGATTGCGCCGCTGACCACGGCACTCTATCGCATGCTGCCACGCGAATATCTGGCTGCGCATACTTTCTTCCTCAAGCAAGGCGAAACGCTGGATGTAACGGGATTACGCAGTCAATTGACATTGGCGGGTTACTCGCACGTCACGCAAGTTTTCTCGCCCGGAGAATACAGCGTGCGCGGCGGTTTAATCGATTTGTTCCCGATGGGCAGCCCGTTGCCCTACCGTATCGATTTAATGGATAAAGAAATCGACACCATCCGCACATTCGATGTGGATACGCAGCGCAGCATTTATCCGGTCAAGGAAATACGCCTGCTGCCCGCACGGGAATTTCCCCTGGACGAAGCGGGACGCACCTGCTTCCGGGGTAATTTCCGCGATAAATTTGAGGGCGATCCATCAAAAAAACAGATTTACAAGGATATCAGCAAAGGCCTGACACCCGCAGGCATTGAGTATTATTTACCTTTGTTTTTCGATCAGACGGCTACGCTATTTGATTATTTGCCAGAAAATACCCTGCTTTGCCTGCATCACGATGTACGTCCGGTAATCGAGGAATTCTGGCGCGATACGCAATCACGCTATCAATTACTGCGTGGCGACTTGGATCGGCCGTTGCTGCCGCCGCTGGAATTATTCCTATCCAGAGATAGCTTCTTCGGCACGTTAAAACCCTATGCGCGCATTGAGATTTTGTCCACTGCGCAAGACTCGAAACTGACCGCCCCCAAGAACACTCTCCCGCTGCCTTCGGTTCAGGTCAATCGGCACGCCGAGAATCCATTGGAAAAACTGGCTATATTTTTGGCTCATTTTTCCCAATCCGGCGGTCGCGTTCTGCTGCTGGCGGAAAGCATGGGACGGCGCGAGCTCATTGCCGAGTATCTACACCAGTACGATCTGCACCCACACAATTGTGAAGATTATGCCCAGTTCCTAGACAGCTCGCAGCCTTTCATGATCAGTGTGTCATCACTGCACAGCGGTTTTATACACGAATCCGCGCAGTTGGCTTTCATCACCGAAAGCGAACTGTATGCAACGCATGTCCACGGACGGCGCGAGCGCGAATCGCGCAAGACCACATCCACCGACAATATCCTGCGCGATTTATCGGAAATCAAGCCGGGCGATCCGGTCGTCCATGAGCAGCATGGCATTGGCCGTTATCTCGGCTTGATCAGCATGGATGTCGGCGAAGGCGAGCCTGGCGAACTCAGTGAATTTTTGTCGCTGGAATACGATGGGGGCGACAAGCTCTATGTACCGGTCTCACAACTGTATCTGATCGGGCGCTACAGTGGTGCTGCCCCCGAATCCGCGCCGCTGCATAAATTGGGCAGCGGCCAATGGGACAAAGCCAAGCGCAAGGCGATGCAACAGGTGCGCGATACCGCAGCGGAATTATTGAACTTATACGCGCAACGTGCCGCGCGCGAAGGTCATACCTTCACACTCAAGCAACACGACTACGACGCTTTCGCGGAAGGATTCGGTTTTGAGGAAACAGCGGATCAAGCGGCCGCGATTAAAGCAGTGATCGAAGATTTAACATCGGGAAAGCCGATGGACCGGCTGATCTGCGGCGATGTGGGTTTCGGCAAAACCGAGGTAGCGTTGCGTGCTGCGTTCATTGCCGTCGCCGATGGCAAACAAGTAGCGGTTCTGGTTCCCACCACGCTACTTGCGGAACAGCATTTCCAGAATTTCTCCGACCGCTTCGGTCTGATCGCCGATCAATGGCCGGTCAAAATTGCTGAGTTGTCGCGCTTCCGCTCCGCCAAGGAACAAACCCAGGCAATTGCCGGTCTGGCCAAGGGCGAAATCGACATCATCATCGGCACGCATAAATTGATTCAGAAAGATGTACATTTCAAGAATCTGGGCTTGGTCATTATCGATGAGGAACACCGTTTTGGCGTGCGGCAAAAGGAACAACTGAAAAAACTGCGCGCCGAAGTCGACGTATTGACACTCACCGCGACACCGATCCCGCGCACGTTGGCGATGTCGCTGGAAGGGTTGCGCGATTTCTCCATCATCGCCACTGCGCCGCAGCGCCGCTTGGCCATCCGCACCTTTGTCAGCGGATTCTCGATGGGCATCATTCGCGAAGCCTGTTTGCGCGAACTCAAACGCGGCGGACAGATTTATTTCCTGCACAACGAAGTCAGCACGATTCAATTGATGCTGGAGAAACTGACTGGCCTGCTGCCCGAAGCACGCATCAACATCGCCCACGGACAAATGCCGGAACGCGAACTGGAACACGTCATGCGCGATTTCTACCAGCAGCGCTTCAACATCCTGCTGTGCACCACGATTATCGAAACCGGCATCGACATCCCGAGCGCCAACACCATCCTCATCAACAACGCACATAAATTCGGCCTGGCACAACTGCATCAATTGCGCGGACGGGTCGGACGCTCGCACCATCAAGCCTATGCCTACCTGCTGACGCCCCCGGAAGAAGCGCTCGGCGCGCAAGCCAAGAAACGCCTGGAAGCGATACAGGCGATGGAAGAACTCGGCTCCGGGTTTTATCTCGCCATGCACGACCTGGAAATTCGCGGTGCCGGTGCAGTCTTAAGCGAATCGCAAAGCGGCGAAATGCAGGAAATCGGCTTCAGCTTGTACAGCTCGATGCTGGATTCCGCCATCCAATCCTTAAAACAAGGCAAGGAACCCGATATGCAGCACCCATTGGGTGTTGCCACCGAAATAAACCTGCACGTACCGGCGTTGCTGCCGGACGATTATTGCCACGACATCCACGAACGCTTGGTACTATACAAGCGCATGGCCAATTGCAGCGATGACGAACAACTCGACGACATGCAACGCGAACTGATCGACCGTTTCGGCCTGTTGCCCAATCCGGCGCGCGCATTGCTCGACTGCCACCGCCTGCGCATCGCCGCCAAACCGCTCGGCATCACCCGCATCGACGCCAGCGCGGAAAGCATTCAAATCCAGTTTATCCCCAATCCGCCGATCGACCCGGTAAAAATCATCCAACTGATCCAAAGCAGCCGCGAATACTCACTCTCCGGCCCGGATCGTTTGAAAATCCAGGTGCAAATCGAAGATGTGAATAAGCGGGTGATGCGGATTAGGGAGTTGATGCAGAAGTTGGGGTGA
- a CDS encoding REP-associated tyrosine transposase produces MDFTAGRCGFCHPVVLIKSGFSRHITMNERRNASRISKGERGIWQHRYWEHLTRNENDFERHVDYIHYNPVKHGYIHRASEWLYSSVRRYIKAGIIINDWEVALIATIKAIMVSGEKLGFASSPNLQAIIRTATLHNTKIILQKAKVHIS; encoded by the coding sequence ATGGACTTTACCGCTGGGCGATGCGGATTTTGCCACCCGGTGGTGCTGATCAAATCGGGTTTCTCGCGTCATATCACCATGAACGAACGCCGCAACGCCAGCCGGATTTCCAAAGGCGAACGTGGAATTTGGCAGCATCGGTATTGGGAGCATTTGACTCGTAACGAAAATGATTTTGAGCGGCATGTCGATTACATTCATTACAATCCGGTAAAGCATGGATACATCCACCGGGCAAGTGAATGGCTTTACTCGAGCGTTCGCCGGTATATCAAGGCTGGCATCATCATAAATGATTGGGAAGTGGCGTTGATAGCAACGATAAAAGCAATTATGGTGAGCGGTGAAAAGTTGGGATTCGCAAGCTCACCCAACCTACAAGCTATTATTCGAACGGCAACGTTACATAACACCAAAATTATATTACAAAAAGCAAAAGTTCATATATCATGA
- a CDS encoding ribbon-helix-helix protein, CopG family: MSQISARLPDELVAALDEAATKLHRTRADVIRQAVEYYLDDFEDISHAVEVLRDPADPILDWETVKHDLLRQH, translated from the coding sequence ATGAGTCAAATTTCTGCAAGACTGCCGGATGAATTAGTAGCAGCACTGGATGAAGCAGCTACAAAATTGCATCGAACACGCGCCGACGTAATCAGACAAGCTGTTGAATATTATCTCGACGATTTTGAAGACATTTCCCACGCTGTGGAAGTCTTGCGCGATCCAGCGGATCCAATTCTGGATTGGGAAACTGTAAAGCATGACCTACTCCGTCAGCATTAA
- a CDS encoding type II toxin-antitoxin system RelE family toxin encodes MTYSVSIKQSALKSLKNIAHEDRLRIIAAIDQLKVSPTAGGVLKGEYSGLRRIRIGSYRVVYEIHDKKLTVLVIRIGHRREIYRRI; translated from the coding sequence ATGACCTACTCCGTCAGCATTAAGCAGAGTGCACTCAAATCGTTAAAAAACATTGCGCATGAAGATCGATTGCGTATCATTGCCGCCATTGATCAACTCAAGGTTAGCCCTACGGCTGGCGGAGTACTAAAAGGTGAATATTCCGGGCTACGTCGTATTCGAATTGGTTCGTATCGTGTCGTGTACGAGATACATGACAAGAAATTAACGGTACTCGTTATCCGCATCGGCCATCGGCGCGAGATTTACCGACGAATCTGA
- a CDS encoding PIN domain-containing protein, with translation MNGEFIDTNIFIYLFDETDDRKRAIANQLIQQALETRGACISYQVIQETLNVVTCKLPSPMSAENAQRFLEQVLIPLWQVMPTPTLYQRSLVLQQRYGFSFYDALIVSAALESGCIRLYTEDLQHNQQIDGLMIVNPFEA, from the coding sequence ATGAACGGTGAGTTTATCGATACTAATATTTTCATCTACTTGTTCGACGAAACCGATGATCGCAAACGTGCGATCGCGAACCAACTGATTCAGCAAGCATTGGAAACGCGCGGTGCTTGTATCAGTTATCAAGTTATCCAGGAAACACTCAATGTCGTAACGTGCAAACTGCCATCCCCGATGAGCGCCGAGAATGCGCAGCGCTTTCTGGAGCAAGTGCTGATTCCGTTGTGGCAAGTCATGCCCACTCCGACGCTTTATCAACGGAGTCTTGTGCTTCAGCAGCGCTACGGTTTTAGTTTTTACGATGCGTTGATCGTGTCGGCAGCGCTCGAATCTGGCTGCATCCGTTTATACACCGAAGATTTACAGCACAACCAGCAAATCGATGGACTGATGATTGTCAATCCATTTGAGGCTTGA